From a region of the Actinopolymorpha singaporensis genome:
- a CDS encoding phosphotransferase family protein, with product MPPTPGGDPDVGDGSGEDGGAGRPVTTAARLLLGAEARPLSGGYSGETFLVGAPGEEAVLRLYLREPGRAGIDAALLALVRDLVPVPRVLDLRTQATPDQPAYLLMERLPGEPLDRWLPDAPPRLREAAGAGVGRVLARLSGMPFPGAGEFVDADLRIRPWTGAAGGLEEWVDAHRKSGGLATWSVADFAGLREVARQGQDLLDEVRRTCLCHSDFNPKNLLVDPGTGQVTGLVDWEYAHAGSPYADLGNLLRFETDELFAGAAVDALRTYGPPLHPEFRRIAQAVDLFALVDLAGRSEQHEITRAATDLLLRCTRARDLSGGRPEWGRPARG from the coding sequence ATGCCACCCACACCCGGCGGCGATCCCGATGTCGGTGACGGCTCCGGCGAGGACGGCGGCGCGGGACGCCCGGTGACCACGGCCGCCCGGCTCCTCCTCGGCGCCGAGGCCCGGCCGTTGTCCGGCGGATACAGCGGCGAGACGTTCCTCGTCGGCGCCCCGGGTGAGGAGGCCGTGCTCCGGCTCTACCTCCGCGAGCCAGGCAGGGCAGGGATCGACGCCGCGCTGCTCGCCCTGGTCCGCGACCTGGTGCCGGTGCCGCGGGTCCTCGACCTGCGCACCCAGGCAACCCCCGACCAGCCGGCGTACCTGCTCATGGAGCGGCTGCCCGGCGAGCCGCTGGACCGCTGGCTACCGGACGCGCCGCCGCGGCTGCGCGAGGCAGCGGGCGCCGGCGTCGGCAGGGTGCTCGCCCGGCTGTCTGGGATGCCCTTCCCCGGGGCGGGCGAGTTCGTCGACGCCGACCTGCGGATCCGGCCCTGGACCGGAGCCGCCGGCGGACTGGAGGAGTGGGTCGACGCCCACCGGAAGTCCGGCGGCCTCGCCACGTGGAGCGTCGCCGACTTCGCCGGCCTGCGGGAGGTGGCGAGGCAGGGCCAGGACCTGCTCGACGAGGTTCGGCGTACCTGTCTGTGCCACTCCGACTTCAACCCCAAGAACCTCCTCGTCGACCCCGGGACCGGCCAGGTGACCGGCCTGGTCGACTGGGAGTACGCCCACGCCGGCAGTCCCTACGCGGACCTCGGCAACCTGCTGCGGTTCGAGACCGACGAGCTGTTCGCCGGCGCCGCCGTCGACGCGTTGCGCACCTACGGCCCGCCGCTGCACCCGGAGTTCCGGCGGATCGCCCAGGCGGTCGACCTGTTCGCGCTGGTCGACCTGGCCGGCAGGTCCGAGCAACACGAGATCACCCGGGCCGCCACCGACCTGCTGCTGCGCTGTACCCGGGCCCGCGACCTGTCGGGCGGACGCCCCGAATGGGGCCGCCCCGCGCGCGGATGA